The following coding sequences are from one Mytilus trossulus isolate FHL-02 chromosome 8, PNRI_Mtr1.1.1.hap1, whole genome shotgun sequence window:
- the LOC134728068 gene encoding potassium voltage-gated channel protein Shaw-like produces the protein MSGEIHINVGGTLFETKWSTLQRHCDTLLGSLTTTSEYYNKDKKQFFFDRNPELFNTILDFYRNGELHFPTHICGWNWKQELEFWRISVTDISECCYPKYIKYEKDQNLVNYIKNAFIVRTAEYQTHKVSCLAGIKQRIWLFLEEPTSSIAAKIFSIFYLLIVLLSAITPMLVTHPDLRQKHVDLDKLIYWVNLNGLNLWIDKENPKEVMFVTTVPPKWLKDLDLFITMFFSCEQISRFASCPRKKEFFKDWLNVLDIILFFAMWTIFIIDQSFDEKLLENYELLIFYSVCYCLVVFRLFRFFRITKQYSALRILLMSVKSSMKELGLLSITFLIFVLLFANLIYFAELRDPTTFPDMVIGIWWTVVTMTTVGYGDEVPKTALGRTVGSLCAVSGLLIIAMPIAVIAGKFNDLYEKNANREDFQKLHTIQKIGKVHPSNIMTLKQSLKNTHHLNTREMKSNADNKIFDVDM, from the exons atgtctgGTGAAATTCATATAAACGTTGGTGGTACTCTCTTTGAAACAAAATGGTCAACATTACAAAGACATTGCGATACTTTATTAGGATCACTTACAACAACATCAGAATATTACAATAAGGATAAGAAACAGTTTTTCTTTGACAGAAATCCAGAATTGTTCAACACCATTCTAGACTTTTACAGAAATGGAGAACTTCACTTTCCTACCCATATTTGTGGGTGGAATTGGAAACAGGAACTTGAATTCTGGAGAATTTCCGTTACAGACATATCCGAATGTTGTTACccaaaatacatcaaatacgAAAAAGATCAGAATCtggttaattatataaaaaatgcttTCATTGTGCGCACGGCAGAATATCAAACTCATAAAGTATCGTGTTTAGCAGGTATTAAACAAAGAATTTGGCTTTTCCTGGAGGAACCAACATCTTCGATTGCAGCAAAG ATATTTAGCATTTTCTACCTGTTAATAGTATTGTTGTCTGCCATCACACCGATGCTGGTTACACACCCGGATTTGCGACAGAAACATGTCGATCTCGATAAACTGATTTACTGGGTAAATCTGAATGGACTAAATCTATGGATAGATAAAGAAAATCCAAAGGAAGTCATGTTTGTTACAACTGTACCGCCCAAATGGCTGAAGGATTTGGACCTCTTCATTACGATGTTCTTTTCTTGTGAACAAATTTCAAGATTTGCATCCTGTCCAAGAAAGAAGGAGTTCTTCAAAGACTGGTTGAATGTTCTTGATATAATACTGTTCTTCGCTATGTGGACTATTTTCATTATTGATCAATCGTTTGATGAAAAGTTACTTGAAAATTATGAACTGTTAATATTTTATTCCGTGTGTTATTGTCTCGTAGTTTTCCGACTTTTTAGATTCTTTAGAATTACGAAACAGTACAGTGCGCTTAGAATATTATTGATGTCCGTGAAATCTAGTATGAAAGAACTGGGTTTACTCAGTATTACATTTCTGATTTTTGTCTTATTGTTTGCTAATCTCATATATTTCGCCGAATTGCGGGATCCGACGACCTTTCCAGATATGGTGATAGGTATTTGGTGGACCGTCGTAACTATGACTACAGTAGGATATGGTGATGAGGTACCTAAGACTGCTCTGGGACGTACTGTTGGATCATTGTGCGCAGTTTCAGGTCTGTTAATTATAGCTATGCCAATTGCTGTAATTGCCGGAAAATTTAATGACTTGTATGAGAAAAATGCGAACAGAGAGGATTTTCAAAAACTACACACCATTCAAAAGATTGGCAAGGTTCATCCTAGCAATATCATGACATTGAAACAAAGTCTGAAAAATACGCATCACCTAAATACCAGAGAAATGAAATCTAACGCTGATAATAAAATATTCGATGTAGATATGTAA